From one Bacteroides intestinalis DSM 17393 genomic stretch:
- the trkA gene encoding Trk system potassium transporter TrkA, with the protein MKIIIAGAGAVGTHLAKLLSREKQDIILMDDNEERLSTLSSNFDLMTVTASPTSIQGLKEVGAKEADLFIAVTPDESRNMTACMLATNLGAKKTVARIDNYEYLLPKNKEFFKKLGVDSLIYPEMLAAKEIVSSIRMSWVRQWWEFCGGSLILIGTKMREKAEILDIPLHQLAGTDKPYHVVAIKRGNETLIPRGDDVIKLHDIVYFTTTRKYVPYIRKIAGKEDYADVRNVMIMGGSRIAVRTAQYVPDYMQVKIIDNDLNRCNRLTEILDDKVMIINGDGRDMDLLIEEGLKNTEAFVALTDNSETNILSCLAAKRMGVSKTVAEVENIDYIGMAESLDIGTVINKKMITASHIYQMMLDADVSNVKCLTFANADVAEFTVKADSKITKHQVKDLGLPKGATIGGLIRQGEGVVVTGNTQIIPGDHVVVFCLNMMIKKIEKFFN; encoded by the coding sequence ATGAAAATTATTATTGCCGGTGCCGGCGCAGTAGGCACACACTTGGCAAAATTGCTGTCCCGCGAAAAGCAGGACATCATATTGATGGACGACAATGAGGAAAGGTTGAGCACTCTCAGTTCTAACTTTGACTTAATGACGGTCACGGCTTCACCTACTTCCATTCAAGGGTTGAAAGAAGTGGGGGCTAAAGAGGCAGATCTCTTTATAGCCGTCACTCCCGACGAGAGCCGTAACATGACCGCATGTATGTTGGCTACCAACCTTGGTGCGAAAAAGACCGTTGCCCGCATTGACAATTACGAATACCTTCTGCCCAAAAATAAAGAATTCTTCAAGAAACTGGGTGTAGATTCATTGATTTACCCGGAAATGCTTGCAGCAAAAGAAATCGTATCTTCCATACGTATGAGTTGGGTACGCCAATGGTGGGAGTTTTGTGGCGGGTCTTTGATACTGATCGGTACCAAAATGCGTGAGAAAGCGGAAATACTGGATATTCCTCTCCACCAACTCGCCGGGACGGATAAACCCTATCACGTAGTAGCCATCAAACGTGGCAACGAGACACTTATTCCGCGTGGTGACGATGTAATTAAACTACATGATATTGTTTATTTCACCACCACCCGTAAATATGTACCCTATATACGCAAGATAGCCGGTAAGGAAGATTATGCCGATGTACGTAACGTAATGATCATGGGTGGAAGCCGCATTGCCGTACGAACCGCACAATATGTACCCGACTATATGCAGGTAAAGATCATAGACAACGACCTGAACCGTTGCAACCGTCTGACGGAGATTCTCGATGATAAAGTTATGATTATCAATGGTGATGGTCGTGATATGGACCTACTGATTGAAGAAGGTCTGAAGAATACGGAAGCTTTCGTAGCACTGACGGACAATTCGGAAACGAATATTCTCTCCTGCCTTGCAGCCAAACGTATGGGCGTCAGCAAAACAGTGGCAGAAGTAGAAAATATAGATTATATAGGCATGGCGGAAAGCCTCGATATCGGTACAGTGATCAATAAGAAGATGATTACTGCCAGTCACATTTATCAAATGATGCTGGATGCTGATGTCAGCAATGTAAAATGTCTTACTTTTGCCAATGCCGACGTTGCAGAATTTACCGTGAAGGCCGATTCTAAAATCACCAAACATCAAGTTAAAGACCTCGGTTTACCAAAGGGAGCTACCATCGGTGGATTAATCCGCCAAGGTGAAGGTGTGGTAGTAACCGGTAATACCCAGATAATACCGGGCGACCACGTAGTAGTGTTCTGCCTGAATATGATGATTAAAAAGATTGAGAAATTCTTTAATTAA
- a CDS encoding NADH-quinone oxidoreductase subunit B has translation MEIKKKPKIKSIPYEEFTDNETLEKLVRELNAGGANVALGVLDDFINWGRSNSLWPLTFATSCCGIEFMALGAARYDMARFGFEVARASPRQADMIMVCGTITNKMAPVLKRLYDQMPDPKYVVAVGGCAVSGGPFKKSYHVVNGVDKILPVDVYIPGCPPRPEAFYYGMMQLQRKVKIEKFFGGVNRKEPKPKEETEK, from the coding sequence ATGGAAATAAAGAAAAAGCCCAAAATAAAATCTATCCCGTATGAAGAATTTACGGATAATGAAACATTGGAGAAACTCGTTCGCGAACTTAATGCCGGAGGTGCAAACGTCGCCCTCGGAGTATTGGACGATTTCATCAACTGGGGACGTAGTAATTCGCTGTGGCCGCTTACGTTTGCAACAAGTTGTTGCGGTATCGAGTTCATGGCACTGGGTGCCGCGCGCTATGACATGGCGCGTTTCGGATTTGAAGTAGCCCGTGCCAGTCCGCGACAGGCAGATATGATCATGGTATGCGGAACCATTACCAATAAGATGGCGCCTGTACTAAAACGCTTGTACGACCAGATGCCGGATCCTAAATATGTGGTTGCTGTAGGTGGATGTGCTGTTAGTGGGGGACCGTTTAAGAAGTCATACCACGTAGTCAATGGGGTAGATAAAATTCTACCGGTGGATGTGTACATTCCCGGATGCCCTCCCCGCCCGGAAGCATTCTACTATGGTATGATGCAATTGCAACGCAAAGTGAAAATTGAAAAATTCTTCGGTGGAGTAAACAGAAAAGAACCCAAACCGAAAGAGGAGACAGAAAAATAA
- a CDS encoding TrkH family potassium uptake protein, giving the protein MINFKIVIRIIGILLLLETVMLLACSGVSFYYQDEALVDFWVSAGITAGAGLLLAAMGKGGDRQLTRRDGYVLVSFAWIAFSLFGMLPFYISGYIPSITNAFFETMSGFSSTGATILDDIESLPHGLLFWRSMTQWIGGLGIIMFTIAILPIFGVSGLQVFAAEASGPTHDKVHPRIGITAKWIWSIYAGITCILVALLMLGGMDWFDSVCHAFATTGTGGFSTKQASVAYYQSPYIEYVISIFMFISGINFTLLLFFVNRKFKKVIHDAELKWYFWSVILFTGLIAVILFYSKPMGMEDAFRKSLFQVISLHTSTGFATDDYMLWPAVTWGLLTIVMLMGACAGSTTGGLKCIRMVILGKVARNEFKHILHPNAVLPVRINKQVISPSVQSTVLAFCFIYAVIIIISVLIMMGLGIGFVESVGCVVSSIGNMGPGLGETGPAFSWNALPDIAKWLLAFLMLLGRLELFTVLLLFTPEFWRRS; this is encoded by the coding sequence GTGATTAACTTTAAGATAGTAATACGGATTATCGGTATTCTCCTGTTGCTTGAAACAGTGATGCTGTTAGCCTGTTCCGGCGTTTCGTTCTATTATCAGGACGAAGCATTGGTAGATTTCTGGGTATCGGCAGGTATCACAGCAGGCGCGGGATTGCTTCTGGCAGCCATGGGCAAGGGAGGAGATCGCCAACTAACACGCAGGGACGGATATGTACTCGTCAGCTTTGCGTGGATAGCATTCTCACTTTTCGGCATGCTGCCATTTTATATCAGCGGATATATACCGAGCATCACCAACGCTTTCTTTGAAACAATGTCCGGCTTCAGCAGTACGGGCGCCACCATATTGGATGACATAGAATCACTGCCCCATGGACTTCTCTTCTGGCGCAGTATGACCCAGTGGATAGGCGGTTTGGGAATTATCATGTTTACCATTGCCATCCTTCCGATATTCGGTGTCAGTGGTTTGCAGGTCTTTGCAGCCGAAGCCAGCGGACCGACACACGATAAAGTACATCCGCGTATAGGCATTACCGCCAAATGGATTTGGAGTATCTATGCAGGCATTACGTGTATTCTTGTCGCCTTACTGATGCTGGGCGGAATGGATTGGTTCGACAGTGTTTGCCACGCATTTGCCACTACCGGCACAGGTGGTTTCTCCACAAAACAAGCCAGTGTGGCTTATTATCAGTCTCCCTACATTGAATATGTAATATCCATCTTCATGTTTATATCCGGCATCAACTTTACGTTATTGTTATTTTTCGTCAACCGGAAATTCAAGAAAGTTATTCATGATGCTGAGTTGAAATGGTATTTCTGGTCGGTAATACTGTTCACCGGCTTAATCGCTGTCATACTCTTCTATTCCAAGCCCATGGGAATGGAAGATGCCTTCCGTAAATCACTGTTCCAGGTTATCTCGCTGCACACCTCTACCGGTTTTGCTACAGATGACTACATGTTATGGCCCGCTGTAACATGGGGATTACTAACCATTGTTATGCTGATGGGAGCCTGTGCAGGAAGCACGACAGGTGGTCTCAAATGTATCCGCATGGTTATTCTCGGCAAAGTAGCGCGTAATGAATTCAAACATATTCTCCATCCGAATGCAGTGTTACCGGTCAGGATTAACAAACAGGTTATTTCACCTTCCGTACAATCTACCGTACTGGCATTCTGCTTTATATATGCAGTTATTATTATCATCAGTGTACTGATCATGATGGGACTGGGTATCGGTTTTGTAGAATCTGTGGGTTGCGTAGTATCCAGTATCGGTAATATGGGTCCCGGATTGGGTGAGACAGGTCCTGCCTTCTCATGGAATGCATTGCCCGATATAGCAAAATGGTTATTAGCTTTCCTCATGCTTCTGGGGCGTCTGGAATTATTCACCGTATTACTGCTTTTTACCCCGGAATTCTGGAGAAGAAGTTGA
- a CDS encoding NADH-quinone oxidoreductase subunit A, with protein MNFTLLVVVLLTAIAFVGIVIALSKAISPRSYNPQKMEAYECGIPTRGKSWMQFRVGYYLFAILFLMFDVETVFLFPWAVIARDLGIAGLLSILFFLLILVLGLAYAWRKGALEWK; from the coding sequence ATGAACTTTACTTTGTTAGTAGTCGTCTTGCTGACGGCAATTGCTTTCGTGGGTATTGTTATCGCATTGTCAAAAGCGATATCACCCCGTTCGTACAATCCACAGAAGATGGAAGCGTACGAGTGTGGTATCCCTACCCGTGGTAAATCATGGATGCAATTCCGGGTAGGTTACTATCTGTTTGCCATCCTGTTCCTGATGTTTGATGTGGAAACAGTATTCCTGTTCCCATGGGCAGTTATTGCCCGTGACCTGGGAATAGCAGGATTACTCAGTATCTTATTTTTCTTACTTATCCTTGTATTGGGACTTGCCTACGCATGGCGGAAAGGAGCATTGGAATGGAAATAA
- the dxs gene encoding 1-deoxy-D-xylulose-5-phosphate synthase, which translates to MKTETASYNLLNSISDPEDLRKLSVEQLPEVCKELRQDIIKEVSCNPGHFAASLGTVELTVALHYVFNTPYDRIVWDVGHQAYGHKILTGRRETFSTNRKFKGIRPFPSPDESDYDTFTCGHASNSISAALGMAVAAEEKGEKDRHVVAVIGDGSMSGGLAFEGLNNASASSNNLLIILNDNDMAIDRSVGGMKQYLFNLTTSNRYNQLRFKISKMLFKVGILNEDRRKALIRFGNSLKSMAAQQQNIFEGMNIRYFGPINGHDVKNIARILRDIKDMKGPKILHLHTVKGKGFEPAEKAPGIWHAPGKFDPETGERFTADTHNLPPLYQDVFGETLVELAEQNPRIVGVTPAMPTGCSMNMLMKAMPDRAFDVGIAEGHAATFSGGMAKEGMQPFCNIYSSFMQRAYDNVIHDIAILKLPVVLCLDRAGLVGEDGPTHHGVFDLAYFRPIPNLTISSPMNEHELRRLMYTAQLPDKGPFVIRYPRGRGALIDWKCPLEEIPVGKGRKLKDGKDLAILTLGPIGNIAAKAIERAEKEKDISIAHYDLRFLKPLDEEMLHEIGHSFSRIITIEDGIRKGGMGSAVLEFMADNGYTPHVQRIGVPDTFIEHGTVQELYHLCGMDEKGILESIIKER; encoded by the coding sequence ATGAAGACAGAGACAGCATCATATAACTTGCTAAATTCTATTTCTGACCCGGAAGACCTGCGCAAGCTGAGTGTTGAGCAACTCCCGGAAGTCTGCAAAGAATTGCGGCAGGACATTATAAAAGAAGTTTCGTGTAACCCGGGACACTTTGCAGCCAGTCTGGGGACGGTAGAATTGACCGTCGCCCTGCATTATGTGTTCAATACCCCCTACGACCGTATTGTGTGGGACGTAGGCCATCAGGCGTATGGTCATAAGATACTAACCGGACGCCGGGAAACATTCTCCACAAACAGGAAATTCAAAGGCATTCGTCCTTTCCCTTCTCCCGATGAAAGCGATTATGATACTTTCACCTGCGGACATGCGTCTAATTCCATCTCTGCAGCACTCGGCATGGCCGTAGCAGCAGAAGAAAAAGGAGAAAAAGATCGCCATGTGGTTGCTGTAATAGGCGACGGCAGCATGAGTGGAGGACTGGCTTTTGAAGGATTGAATAACGCCTCTGCAAGCTCCAACAATCTTCTCATTATCCTCAATGATAATGACATGGCCATCGACCGCAGCGTAGGTGGTATGAAGCAATACTTATTCAACCTGACAACTTCGAACCGTTATAACCAACTGCGTTTCAAAATATCCAAGATGTTATTCAAAGTGGGCATTCTTAATGAAGACCGCCGTAAAGCACTCATTCGTTTCGGCAATAGTCTGAAATCGATGGCTGCCCAACAACAGAACATCTTCGAGGGAATGAATATCCGTTATTTCGGTCCCATCAACGGGCATGATGTAAAGAATATCGCCCGCATCCTGCGGGATATCAAAGACATGAAAGGACCGAAAATCCTACATTTACATACGGTCAAAGGAAAAGGATTTGAACCGGCAGAAAAGGCACCGGGTATCTGGCACGCACCGGGTAAGTTTGATCCTGAAACCGGCGAACGCTTTACGGCAGACACTCACAACCTGCCCCCACTCTATCAGGATGTGTTCGGTGAAACCCTTGTGGAACTTGCCGAACAGAACCCACGCATTGTCGGTGTCACTCCCGCCATGCCTACAGGATGCTCTATGAACATGCTGATGAAGGCAATGCCCGACCGTGCCTTTGATGTAGGAATTGCTGAAGGACATGCCGCAACCTTCTCAGGAGGTATGGCAAAAGAGGGAATGCAACCGTTCTGTAATATCTATTCCTCATTCATGCAACGTGCCTATGATAACGTCATCCACGACATAGCCATACTCAAATTGCCCGTCGTACTTTGTCTGGATCGTGCCGGACTGGTAGGCGAAGACGGACCAACGCACCACGGTGTGTTCGACTTAGCTTATTTCCGTCCCATTCCCAATCTAACTATATCATCACCCATGAACGAGCATGAACTGCGCCGCCTCATGTACACGGCACAGTTGCCGGATAAAGGACCGTTCGTCATCCGCTATCCTCGCGGACGTGGTGCGCTGATAGATTGGAAATGCCCATTGGAAGAAATACCCGTCGGCAAAGGACGCAAACTAAAAGATGGCAAAGACCTCGCTATACTCACACTTGGTCCGATAGGTAATATTGCCGCAAAAGCCATCGAACGGGCAGAAAAAGAAAAAGATATATCAATAGCACATTATGACCTGCGTTTCCTTAAGCCGCTGGACGAGGAAATGCTGCATGAAATAGGACACTCATTTTCCCGCATCATCACCATTGAAGATGGCATACGGAAAGGCGGCATGGGTAGTGCCGTCCTGGAATTTATGGCCGACAATGGATATACCCCACACGTACAACGCATAGGTGTGCCTGATACGTTTATAGAACATGGAACAGTACAGGAGTTGTATCACTTGTGTGGTATGGATGAAAAAGGGATATTAGAAAGCATAATAAAGGAGCGATGA